CAGTACTGAGCTTTCGCTGACGGATGCACTTGGGCTTGTGCGTGCAGACCCGGATTATTGCTTCTTCGGATGACGAAAGAGGCATCTGCGTGATGAAAGAAGTCACAGAGATGTGGCCTTTCTTATTGGATGGAATTACAGGTGTGAAAAAAATCAGCTGTAATTTGATCATTTTATTGAAGTTTCTTTTTAGCCTGTTACTTCAAGCGTTTTCCACTGTAAAGCATTCGATGCCATCTTTTTTAGAAGGTATTAGGATCACCCATATCTGTAAGAAAGACCATCGTTTTACTTCTCTCCCAGAAAACCAAGGCAATACTGGACGCCACAAATGCACAGGATGCGCTTTTGAGCGCGCAATGGAACTTAAGGCCAAGGGAATCCCTATGTGCAACGACGATTCAATTCTGGCTGACTTACCAGAGAGCCAGGCTGGTACCGTTCGCCATAAGGATGCCTTCGAGGGGTACAAGATGGCGTATCAAGCGTAACCACACTGGGCAGCCCACTACTGCTTATAAGTGGTTTCTCGGCCACCAAAGCCGGCACGTTGAACTACCGCGTGGAATGCTAAAAATTGTTCCTGGGCGTCGCCAGCAAGTAAAGCATGGAGAAAAACAAGGATCCCCAATATACCGAGTCATATCGATAGGGATCAAAATCAATATGCAAAAATCCTCTTACAAAATCGTATCCATTTGCAAAGATGTTTATCTGAATGGATGCAATAGCGATTACAAATACCATATAAGCAATAAACAATGGATATTTATGAAGCCTGTTAACTTTTAACTTCCCCAAATAAAGCAAGAAAAAAACTACAATAGACACAATGAAATAGACCACTGCAGGCCAGATCGGTGGATAAAGCGAAAATTCTAAATCTTGTGACATAATCAGTTCTCTTTAGCTATCTGGTACATCTGCCAACCTGTAATGCTACTACTGGTCGCATCAAGTGTAATTGCGGTTTTAGATGCCTCTTGCCAGCCTCTGATATAATCAGATTGGATATTGTGAAACAAACTCCATGACTTTTCTCTGGGAGCCAGAACTTTTCTACCTGCACCGTATGCTGATAAAGAGAGATCAATTACACCGTAAATTAAATCTGCTTGATTATTACCATAACCCAGCTTTTTTGCAGCAAATCTGTACGCTTCTCTCACGGTTCCTGATTGTTCTTCACGGAAAAGAAGATAGTACCCGTTTTCGTATACATTATTTAACCCATGAGCAATCATCGGAGCCCCGTATGCAGCACAAGCTAACCCAAGCGATCCAACGCATAAACTAGCCCCACCATAAACTTGTGCTCCGCCTGCAACAAAGCCAATCTGCTTGAGAGCTATAGTCGTTGTTGTTGCCTGATTTTTCTCGACAACTATAAACATTTTTGCTCGGTTAAAGGTAAGCAGATCATCCTGTTCACGGAGATGTCGTATCTGTTCGTCAAGGATTTGAGTCCCTCCGAGAAAGGTAAGGCAGTGGGATTCGATCTCTCTTTTCAAATGACCCACGAGCTGTTGAATCTAAAAAAAAGACCAGAAGTACCATAAAATAAATGTTTTGCGGAAATTTGCTCTGTAAGAAGCTCAATCTCTCGCACTTTATGCTCAAACCGATTTTTGTCACGGTTATGGTTATACATTCGACCTCCATGTCACAAATACTCTTCAATAAGAATACATTCGTTCAGACGACAATCAATAGCTCTTTACGTATCAGCAGTTGCGACAGTCAGAGCGGGAAATTTTTTATGCAAAGTACACACAGCCACATCATAAATTATCGCTACTTGCTTCCTGTCCACGCCATTCGCTATTAATCGCCCTACATGCGCCCATTGCTCCTGAGTCAGCTTCGGACGCCTCCCATCTATTATCCCCTTTGACCTGCCATGGCTAAAACTGCTCTCGTTCTTTCAATTGTATTTTCTCTTTCCATCTCAGCCGCAGTACTCAGCATTGTGTATGCGAATCGGCCGATTGAAGTACTGATCCTTATTCCTTCAATGATTGAGACAAATTCAATATTATTAGCCCGAAATAGCGCAGTAAATCGATGAGGTGTATGCGTTGAGCGTCCAAGCCGATCCTGCTTCCAGACAATGACAGTGTCACCTGGCCGCAATAACTTCATTTTCTTATCCAGCCCCGGCCGTTTCGACTTTGCACCGAATATTTTATCGTCAAAAATGTGGTCAAATTCTATCCAATTTAGCGCCTCTAACTGTAATTCAAGATTTTGGTCAAAAGTTGATACCCTTGCATACCCATATTGCATATTTTTTAGCCATCATTTTGTACGAAAAAATCAGGTGAAGTTATCGGCTGGCCACTCAAGAGCAATCTATAAAACGTCGGTTTAGGAAGTAGAGCAACGGCGACGTTCCAGACATCAGTTACCGATGCTACTGCAGGACGATTGCTGGTTGTCGGTGGGTTCGGTAGAGGTCTTCCGTTTTCACGACCCCCGGCATACCTGGCCGAGCTGGTTAATTCAGTCCGGCGTACCGCTGTCCGTTCTGCAGGAAATTGGTGGATGGGAGTCTATCGAAATGGTCCGTCGATATGCTCACCTGGCACCGAACCATTTAAGCGAGCACGCACGGAAAATAGATGTCATTTTTGGCAACCATGACACAAATACGACACAAGGAGAAAATCAGACTGGTTTGAAACTGGCGTAAGCGCCTGTTTTTAAATGGCACGCCCTGTAGGATTCGAACCTACGACCTACGGCTTAGAAGGCCGTTGCTCTATCCAACTGAGCTAAGGGCGCACTGAGAAGAGTGAACTTCGCGGTGGTGAAACGCGAAGAATTATACGGTCAATGGCAGGTGAGTCAATGCCTTTTCCGTATTCGACCCTGAATAGGGCTAGTTGATTGTAAATATGACTGTTTTTTCAACATTCCCCGCTTTTCTTCCGTACACTTTAGCACTGCGAAAAGGCTTAGCTGCATTTAAGTAACGCCTGCTGTTTTCCTGAGCGCCAGCTCGTCACACTAGTGTGAGGTATCCCGGCCGCCTGGAGGCTGACAGACAACAGGACAATGGAGTGACAGCGCAAAACCTGATCGATACGTCCCCCGGCTTACAGCACCTCTCTCAGGACATTGCGGGCATCAAACTTGAGCCTATCGTCGCCCTCTCCTCGCAGCGCCAGGTTGGGGTGGAAGTGTTGAGCGTCCTGTCAGCAACAGAGCAAAGCGAGGCATTTTTCACCGATCGGTCTGCGGAGTGGTCAATTGCGCTGCTTGAAGCGCAACTTGCCGCGCTAAAAAAGGCCCCGCACTGTCATAATCTTTACGTCAATTTGCCGATAACCGTATTCACGCAGCCGGACGCTTTTCAACGGCTTATCCGGTTGCATGCCGCACCGCTGAATATTGAAATTGTCGACCCGGCACGCTTTCTGGCGCTGTCTGACGCAAAGCGGCAGGACGTTCTCCAGCGACTGCAACAGCTCAGAAGGCAAGGTCACGGTATCTGGCTGGACGATATTGATGAAGTAAGCGTCCAACCATTTCTGTCCTGCCGGTTGCCGTTAACCGGCATAAAAATCGATAAGGAAGCATTCTGGCGTTTACGCGCCCCCCCTGCGCTCGGGCAACTGGTAACACGTTGCTTTCAGCTTGCCGACAAGGTGCTTATTGAAGGTATTGAGACTGAAAAGGATCGTATCCGGGCACAACAGGCAGGAGCAGGACTCGGCCAGGGGTACTACTGGCCGTCCTGGAAATGGCCGGAGGAATAAAAAGCCATTTCCAGGAGGGAAGCCATGCGAATGACAGTGCGCCGTTACCGGCGGCGGCGTACAGGAAGTGATGCACTGGGATTTACGCACTCGCCTTTTGCTCCCCCCTTTTTCGACCGACTCGAATTTTTGAGCCAGTCCATCCACCAGCACCGCAAAACAGACGCGCCCTTTATTATTCTGGTCACGGAAGATCATTTCCTGCGCACCGGTTTTCTGAACGGTCAGTTTCCCCTGAGCAGCTGTAGCGATTATCCGACGCTGGATGATGCCTTTCAGGCGCTGAACCAGTGGCCTGCTGCCCGTCTGGTGGTGGATATTGAAAGCCGTACCACGGCGCTTATGGAAAAGCTGGATCAGCTGCGAAGACACAGCCTGTATCCGCCGTATCTGACGCCGTATCTGTTGGTCAGGGCGGATAATTATGACACCCGTCTGTTCTGCAAAGCGGCAGGTCCGTTTCATGTCCTCGAACGCCAGTCAACGGCGGCGGCGCTCCAGCACAGCCTGATGGATATCAGCCCCCCGCAGGGATCCAGTAAAGAGTGGTTCTCGCGTGGCGAGTGGCCCATTTTACAGGAGCTGTCGCGGGGGAAGACGCTACGCCAGATCGCCCTGCTGCAGAACCGCCCCTATAGCCGCATTATCTATCGCCTGAGCTGCATTCTGGTAAAGCTCGGGCTGAGCCATCGCCAGGAACTGCTGCATCTTCTCAATAATCTCTCCGACTGCTCGTTTTACTCTTAACCTAACCCCTTCTTTCCTAAAGGCCTTTAGGAAATTACTTACCAAAAATGTTAATTTTATGTTAACCGTTAACAATAAAGTCGAAATTACAACTATTCCTAATTTTTGACTCTGAACCACGTGAAATATCAAAGAATACGTAAAGTGCAGCACTTTCATCCATGCGTTAAGGGATTGATGGTTCCGTTAACAGGATGATAATGATGTAAAAACAAGCAATTTGGCTGCATGTGCCAGGCGCACAAAGTGAAGGTCGCAGAAGATTTTGCTCTTCCGGCATAGTATTTTTCTGATATCGGGGAGAGGCATCGGGATGAGGATGAGACGCGCTATCTGTGCAAATTCACGCCACTTCAGCAGCAGGTGAGACGTTTTACTGCCCCGCCATTTCATTAACAATTTTGCAACATATAGTGGTATCTGTTATTTTTTGTTATTACATAAAGATGAAAAGATGCGGTAAATGGAATAACAGGATATTTCCGCTAAAATTAAAAAAATAGCCATTCAGATCCAGAAGATAATACAAACCAATAATTGTGAATTAATCTGCAGGCTTTTCGGAAAAAACTTACACGGTATAATAAGACGCGTACCAAATATGAATAAGAAAAACCTTTTTGCCGATACCAGCCAAATGAGAAGACCGCGCTGAGGCAATGACATTACCGCTACGTTAACAAGGATGCTTTCGCTCTTTCCAGGGAAATACCACCCTATAAGGATCTGCAAATTTATCCTTCCGGCATTTCGAGAGTTTGAACCAAACTCAGCATAACGCTTTTAACAATCTGAGGCATAAAAAATGAAACCGGCATCCGTTATCATTATGGACGAACACCCTATCGTCAGAATGTCGATAGAAGTCCTGCTACAGAAAAATAAAAATATCACAGTCAAACTGAAGTCTGGCGACAGCCACGAAGTCCTTGACTGTATCCGCAATCACGCCATCGATCTGGTGATCCTGGACATTGAACTCACGGGCACCGATGGCTTCGCTTTACTGAAACGAATCAGAAACTTAAACAAAGACATCAAGGTCTTGTTCCTCTCTTCCAAATCGGAATCCTTTTACGCGGGGCGCGCCATTCGTGCCGGTGCAAATGGGTTTGTCAGTAAACGAAAAGATTTGGGTGAGATCTACAACGCTGTGGAAATGATCCTGATGGGCTATTCTTTTTTCCCGTCAGAAACGCTGAACTTTATTAATCATCTGGGTTCAGGGAAAGGGATGGCGGCAGATATGCCATTATCGAATCGCGAGGTCACGGTATTGCGCTATCTGGCGAATGGATTATCGAATAAGGAAATTGCTGAACAACTACTATTAAGTAACAAAACCATTAGCGCGCACAAATCCAATATTTATTCCAAGCTCGGCGTGCAAAGCATTGTGGAATTAATCGATTACGCCAAGGCACACGAGCTGCTATAACCTGAATTCACTCCCTGCAGTTTATCTGAGCTGCAGGGAGTGCGGTCAGCGCTAATTATAATTAATCATAAAGGTAGCATCCGCATCGGCGCGTCCGGGCTGGGGGTTATCCGCAGTGGCAATATAATTAGCATAGAATGACAGCACGGCATTTCCCTGCGCATCCACCGTCACCGGCTGGCTGGCCTGCTGCAACGCCAGACGCGTTTTATCCGCATCCCTGATCTCCACCGCGACGTTATTCGCCGTGCTGGCATCGTTCAGCGCCAGCAATCCGCTGTCACTCCCGTCCGTTTTCCCGGAAAACGTAATCGATGCCGCGCCTGGCGGACAGCCGGTTAGCTTTAGCGTAAAAGGCATGGGCTGCGTACGACTCCCCGTGGTGCGGAGCTGTTTTGTCGGCCAGGTGCCCAGCGTAACAGTCTTATCGCTGTCGTTACCCTCTGCCACGCAGGTAAAATCAACGATATTGCCGTACATCTGAATATTGATCTCGCCCAGCGCTGTGGCTGACCACGCATTTGCCTGACACATCGTCAGGGCCAGCGCAGCGAAAGGCCATTTCCAGTTCCGCATCTCTCCCCCTTAATCGTAATCCACGCGCAGATAGCCGCGAGAGGTGAACCGGCCTTCTGCTGGTTTATTCCCCGTAATGCTTACCGGCCAGACCCGGATCCCGACCTGCGCCTGAGCACTGTCATCCAGTCGGAACGGAATTTTACTGTTCAGGTTGTTAGGCGTCAGAGGCGTACCGCTATCGTTCGCCACGACAAACCCTAAATCCGGGTTATCGGAAACCAGCGCATTACCCGAAATTTTTTCCGCCTCGATGCGCATCGTCAGATACGCATTGGCCTCCACATTGGTGCACTTAATGGCAATGGTTTTGCTTTGGGGTGAGACATTCTGAGGACGATTGCCGGCCCCCGCCTGGCTGAACAACGACGCGCCAATATCACCAAAATCAAATTCCACCACCTGCCCGGCATTAATCGCACAGCTTTGAGGTACCTGAATGGTGCCGCTGTAGCTAATGGTATACACCGGGGTATTCAACGGGTCGGATGACGTGGTGGTCACATAGACGGTGAACATGGTTTGCTGAGGGATCACCACCATGTTGATAAACCGCCGCGTGACTCTCAGACGAAAGACCAGCTTCGAATCGGTGACAGGAAACGCCTTGTTGTTCGGAACGTTAGGGTGCTGCCCCATCTGGATGTAGTTTGCCGGCGGGTAGAAGGTGCCCGCGTAGTCATCGTGGATCTGCATTGCACCATCAAGGTAGTCATTCAGCTTCACATACTTATAGCTATCAATCACCGTCGTTATCGGCAGGCTGGTGACGTAACTACGCATCGTGGACTTCCCGGTTGTACCTCTGGGGCAAATAGCATTAACGCCCACCAGCCCGGATTTTTGCGCAAGGGTCACAATCTGCCCCGGTTTGTTATTGGAACTGTTAAAGACGTTTGAAAGATCGTACGAGATATCCTTTGCCACGCCCGTAGAGTTCTGGCAGACCGTCGCCCACGCGGGCATCGTGCTGCAGAGCAGCGCTAAGCTAAACACATTGCGTAAACTGCGCATCTTTGGGTTCCTGTTAACGGTCACAGCTTGCCCCCGCCATGGTAATGGCCTGGTTTTGGCTTTCAGGCGATAAACGATAGTGCGCACGACACTGGGACTGCATCCCATTGCCCCACTGAATAAGCAACTCCCCTTCCAGCGGCAGGCCGCTCAGGTAAATCTGCCCGTCATCGCCCACCATGCTGGTGACCCCGCTCTGGGTTTCACGGACCACGGCACCAAACGGCACTGGCTGGTTGCCGCGCGTCACGGTCAGCAGGGCACGCACGCCAATACGGGTATCGAAGCTGGCGCGCACCAGCGCGCCTTTGGTCGGCACCACGCTGCTGACGTTATTTTCGATGTCGGTGTTGTTACTCATGGAGTTGGTATCCAGCGCCACGCGGTTATAGCGGTAGACGGTGGCATAGGGCATCACCGCGTAGCCTCGCCAGTCGGTTTTCACCCCGGTCTGGTTTTCCACGCTGACGCCCGATGCTCCCGGCGCTTTAATCAGGACGTTGGTATCCCCCAGCGGCTGGCTGAAGGTGACACCGTCGGCATGGCCTACCACCCCACCGGCGAGCTGCCAGTTGAGATCGTGCTGATCGCGCGCGTAGTTGTAGCCCACACCCAGCGTGCCGTAGGTCGCCTGCCAGTTCGCGCTGGCGCTACCGCTTGAGCCGTTGGTACTGGTGTGCCCCTGCGTAACGCTGTAGTTCAGGTTGCGATCTTCCAGCAGGGTGCCGCTGACCCCGGTTTGCCAGCTGGTATCACCGTCGCTGTTGCGGCTGGCTGACGCCGTGGCGTAGGCGCGGTCGATGGCACTGTCCCGACGATACCCCTGACGGGTAAAGAGGCTGAACGGCACCGAGACGTTAAACGACGCGATCCGGTCCGTGCCCTCGATCCCGACGGACTTGTTCCACGACCATGACAGGGAGTAGTTGATCCCTTTTACGCCCCCGGCATAGCCGAGCTGATACCAGAGGTTCGACTGGCTGGTACCCCAGTAGGTCTGCTCGCTGCCGGAAACATAGACTGAGCCGTAATCACCCAGCGACTGAGAGATATTGAGCTGGAAGCGCCCTTTTTTATTCCATGTCAGGTTGTGATAGCTCTGCACGTCCGGCACGCCGTCATCATCCTGGCTGTCGGCATACTGATAGCCTTCCATCGAACGCCAGGCCACATCATCCAGGGTGTAAAACCCTTTCGTGGAGTAGCGATAGCCCAGCAACTGGAAGTTGGTGCCGAATCCGTTAAGTGATTTTGCATACAGGAAACGCAGGGACTGGCCTTCATGGCGGCTGTCGTCCGCCAGCTGGCTGCGGGCATGGGTGACATCGACGGACACCGCGCCCCAGTCACCGAGGTTTTTCCCGGCACCAATGGCCACTGCGGTATAGCGCGACGCCAGCTGCGTACCGCCGTACAGGGTGAAGCCATTGGCAAGACCGGTAATCAGCGTGCCCTGGGTAAAGAACGGCGTGTCCTGATCGCTGTTACCGCTGCGGTAATCCCCTGCCACGAGGTCATATTTCCAGCGTCCTTCACGCTGCAGCAGCGGCACGGTGGAGTACGGCACGGTATAGCGTTGCTGGCTACCGTCTTTCTCTTCCACCGTCACCTCCAGATCGCCGCTTGAGGAGGTGGGGTTCAGATCGGTGATGGCAAACGCACCAGGCTGGACGTAGCTCTGATAGATAACGTAGCCGTTCTGGCGAACGACCACTTTGGCTGGCGTCCGGGCGATACCGCGCACGGTTGGCGCGTAGCCCTGCAGGCTGTCCGGGTACATGCTGTCGGACGAGAACAGCCGTCCGCCGCGGAAACCGACGCTGTCGAAGACATCATTGCCGGTATTGCTGTCGCCCAGCACCAGCTCGCTTTTGAGGGGAATGACGGTACGCTGCGCCCAGGTGCCGATGTTCTGCCAGTTACTGTGCCGCTGACCATTACTTTGCGTATAACGCCAGGCACCGTTATTGCGTAAACGCCAGGCGCCATAGTTCAGCCCGCTCTGCAGGTTCAGATAGTAGCTGTCGTCCTCGCTTCCCCGGTTGCCGGTAAAGCTGTAGTTCAACAGCGCGGCGGGGATCCCTTCATCCCACTGTTCAGGCGGGATATAGCCACGGGCGCTGTTCTGCATCGCCACCTGCGGCAGGCTGATATTCAGACGCTGTGAGGCGAAGTTAAACGCGACCAGGCTCCCGGGGATCGCTTTTGCCAGCGGGACACAGGTATCGCCCTGCACGTTAACGAGATCGGGAAACGCGGCGATGTTAACGCCAAACCGCTCCAGCATTTTACGTGTGATGCACGGCGCCAGCCCACCCGCGACCGGGGGCGTATCGTCGGCCTGCTCAAAGCGCACGTCCTGGGTCGCGATAAACTCATCGTTACGCCAGATATCCACGCGATACACGCCGGGTGCCTGCTGATGACCTTGTTCAAAACGCGATAAATCCGCCACGCTGGCGGTATCGTCGGACAAAAAGGCCGGATTAAAGTAGCTTTCGCTCCAGCCCGCCTGCGGCCAGAGCGTTGCCATCAGCGCCAGTGCAACCGGGCAGTAACGCCATTGATGATTATTCATCGCCCTGACTCTGCTCACAGGTTGACGCTACGCGCCGGAGTAATGGCACCGTAGTCATTGACGCTCTGCCAGGAGAGCGTACCGCCCGCACCGGCCGGCAGCGTCTGCTGCGCCGAGTTCTTTGGCGCGATCATAATATTGTCCAGCGTCTGACCGCCCAGCTTCAGATTGACCAGCGTGATGTAATACGGTGACGCGTTGCTGATCTTCAGATGGGTGCCAACACGCTCAAAGCGCAACTGAGAGAGCGCCTCTTCCGGCTGCATCGCCAGATTGTTCGGGCGCACAAACAGCTTGATACGCGACAGGATGGCCAGTTGCAGCACGTTGTTGTTTTCGGTTTTGGCTTTGTTCACTGACGGGATCGCTTTCACGTTCATGTAAAAGAGCGATTCACGATCGGCGGGCAGCGCGGGGCCGGCATAAATAATGCGCAGGGTGTTTTCGCTGTCCGGTTCACTGACAAACAGCGGAGGCGTAACGGCAAAGGTCTTTTCCTTTTGCCCGTTCGCATTTTCGATCCATGCGTTTATTAAATAGCGTTCTTGTTTGTTGCTGTTGGTGATCGCCAGTGAAGTTTGTTTAGCATCTGCCGGATAAATAACGCGCGTGGCTCCGAGTGCAATACCACCGGACGCATTCGCGCATGCAGAAACCATCATTAAAATAAACGATAAAATCAGTCCTGGTTTAATTAGCGTATTCATCAAAACCGTACCTTTAATAATGTGTTCGCAGGTGTTATGGATAAATCAACGTAAACCAGACATCCGACTGAATATTGCCTGGTACAAGGTGTTCGGAAATAGCGCGATAACGGGCGCTAAAATGAAACGCAAGCTCGCGTGTCTCAATCGGCAGCCAGCTGACCGCCGTGGCGTTGGGGATAATCTGACGCTGTTGTTCGTCAAAGAGCGCCAGCCCCACCCCGCTGCTGATGGGTGTTTCACCTGGCCGCGATGTCGCCAGAAAAACCTGTGGATCTTCTGCGGGCGTGATGCCCTGAAACTGGATCCCGACGGTGCGCGAGACATCCACGCTGCAATCCAGCAGCCGCACGGTGAAAGGCACATTAACCGTGGAAAAACTGCCCACCCCGGAAAATGAGTTGGTTCGGTACTGCCCCATGTCGATGCGCATATTCTGGCTGTCCGGCGCCACGGCGCAGCCGCCGTTCACCAGTTCACCTCTGAGGTGTACTTTGCCGCCGTCAATCACCACCGTATGGGCGAGTGCCTGAGAAGCCATCGCAAGGGTTAACAGCAGTAGTGTTCCTGTCCTTGTCATCCTTCGTTCCTGGCCTGAGCGTATAACGGGCCTCATCCGTGAGGCCAAAACATCCCTGTACGGAGGAATTATTCGTATTTCATAACGAAAGTGGCGTCAGCGTTCGCCTGGCCTGGTTCAGTGGTCGCCGCCGTTGCTTTATAACGCGCGCTGAAGTTCAGGGTGTTGGTACCCTGGATCAGGTTCTGCGCTGCAGAGAAGGTGGCACCGTCTGGGGTCAGAACGCTGGATTTGCTGTCGAGGATCTCGATACCAACACCTTTCGCGGTGTTGTCGTTGCTACCGGAGGTGACTGCCAGCAGGGTTTTGTCGGTCGCGTCGATCTGACCGGTAAACGCTACAGCAGCCGTTTTCGCCACCAGCGGATCGCAATCGTTCAGTTCGATGGTGAATGGAATATTAGACGTCGTGTCACCCACTTTGGTGAATTTCGCGGTACGGTATTGACCGAGATTAACAGTCTGCTCGGAAGAATCGGTATTTACTGAACATGCAGCATTAACCAGTTCACCTTTAAAATGCACGGTACCGCCATTTACAGAAACTGGCGTAACCGGATCCGCAGCGTGAGCGGCACCCGCGACCAGGGCCAGTGAAGCAATAACAGTAGAAGCAATGTTGCTGAGTTTCATGTCTATTCCTTTAAAATGTAAATAACCCTTCCCGCGAATTATCGGGAATAAGAAATACGTTCAATTGAAAAATTGAAAGCTTATTTCGGAGGAGACAAAGTAGCTCAGGAAACTATTTTTAAATATGTCAAAACGCTGCCATTTTACCAGGTCACATCCTAATCCCGCCTAAGAAATTGACCATCATCCGGGAAGGGTCTTTACGCCCGCCGGAGGAAAACTCGCAAAGGGTGACTGACAGCGGCGCTCGCTTCTGACAAAATACAGGCCATCCCCCCTTTCAAACGTTACAGACGGAATCTTCTCTCTGATGGCAGCAAAGATTATTGACGGTAAAACGATTGCGCAGCAGGTGCGCTCTGAGGTCGCGGAAAAAGTGAAGGCGCGTAAAGCGGCTGGATTTCGCGCACCAGGGCTCGCCGTTGTGCTGGTTGGTAGCAACCCGGCATCGCAGATTTATGTCGGCAGCAAGCGCAAAGCGTGTGAAGAGGTGGGGTTCGTCTCCCGCTCTTACGATTTGCCAGAAACCACCACCGAAGCAGAACTGCTGGAACTTATTGACACCCTGAATGCCGATAAAGAGATCGACGGTATTCTGGTCCAGCTGCCGCTGCCGGCAGGCATCGACAACGTGAAGGTGCTGGAGCGTATCGCGCCGGATAAAGACGTGGACGGTTTCCACCCGTACAACGTTGGCCGTCTGTGCCAGCGCGCGCCGCGCCTGCGTCCCTGCACCCCGCGCGGTATCGTGACGCTGCTGGAGCGTTATAACATCGACACCTACGGTCTGAATGCCGTAGTGATTGGCGCCTCCAACATCGTGGGCCGTCCGATGAGCATGGAGCTGCTGCTGGCCGGCTGCACCACCACCGTGACCCACCGCTTCACCAAGAACCTGCGTCATCACGTTGAGAACGCCGATCTGCTGATCGTCGCGGTCGGTAAGCCAGGCTTCATTCCAGGGGAATGGATTAAGGAAGGGGCAATTGTCGTGGACGTCGGGATTAACCGTCTGGAAAACGGCAAAGTGGTCGGCGACGTGGTTTACGAAGACGCCGCGGCGCGTGCCTCTTACATCACCCCGGTGCCGGGCGGCGTAGGCCCGATGACCGTTGCCACCCTGATTCAGAATACCTTGCAGGCATGCGAGGAGTATCACGACGTAGAGGACGCGTAACATGGCGACATTTTCATTAGGTAAACACCCACACGTTGAACTGTGCGATCTGCTGAAGCTGGAAGGCTGGAGCGAAAGCGGCGCGCAGGCCAAGATCGTGATTGCCGACGGGCAGGTTTTCGTCGACGGCGTGGTAGAAACCCGTAAGCGCTGCAAGATTGTTGCCGGTCAGACTGTCAGCTTTGACGGCCAG
This region of Enterobacter cloacae complex sp. R_G8 genomic DNA includes:
- a CDS encoding DUF4225 domain-containing protein, producing MGHLKREIESHCLTFLGGTQILDEQIRHLREQDDLLTFNRAKMFIVVEKNQATTTTIALKQIGFVAGGAQVYGGASLCVGSLGLACAAYGAPMIAHGLNNVYENGYYLLFREEQSGTVREAYRFAAKKLGYGNNQADLIYGVIDLSLSAYGAGRKVLAPREKSWSLFHNIQSDYIRGWQEASKTAITLDATSSSITGWQMYQIAKEN
- a CDS encoding helix-turn-helix domain-containing protein; the protein is MIDGRRPKLTQEQWAHVGRLIANGVDRKQVAIIYDVAVCTLHKKFPALTVATADT
- a CDS encoding recombinase family protein, with product MQYGYARVSTFDQNLELQLEALNWIEFDHIFDDKIFGAKSKRPGLDKKMKLLRPGDTVIVWKQDRLGRSTHTPHRFTALFRANNIEFVSIIEGIRISTSIGRFAYTMLSTAAEMERENTIERTRAVLAMAGQRG
- a CDS encoding EAL domain-containing protein; this encodes MTAQNLIDTSPGLQHLSQDIAGIKLEPIVALSSQRQVGVEVLSVLSATEQSEAFFTDRSAEWSIALLEAQLAALKKAPHCHNLYVNLPITVFTQPDAFQRLIRLHAAPLNIEIVDPARFLALSDAKRQDVLQRLQQLRRQGHGIWLDDIDEVSVQPFLSCRLPLTGIKIDKEAFWRLRAPPALGQLVTRCFQLADKVLIEGIETEKDRIRAQQAGAGLGQGYYWPSWKWPEE
- a CDS encoding response regulator transcription factor, which translates into the protein MRMTVRRYRRRRTGSDALGFTHSPFAPPFFDRLEFLSQSIHQHRKTDAPFIILVTEDHFLRTGFLNGQFPLSSCSDYPTLDDAFQALNQWPAARLVVDIESRTTALMEKLDQLRRHSLYPPYLTPYLLVRADNYDTRLFCKAAGPFHVLERQSTAAALQHSLMDISPPQGSSKEWFSRGEWPILQELSRGKTLRQIALLQNRPYSRIIYRLSCILVKLGLSHRQELLHLLNNLSDCSFYS
- the fimZ gene encoding fimbria biosynthesis transcriptional regulator FimZ, which produces MKPASVIIMDEHPIVRMSIEVLLQKNKNITVKLKSGDSHEVLDCIRNHAIDLVILDIELTGTDGFALLKRIRNLNKDIKVLFLSSKSESFYAGRAIRAGANGFVSKRKDLGEIYNAVEMILMGYSFFPSETLNFINHLGSGKGMAADMPLSNREVTVLRYLANGLSNKEIAEQLLLSNKTISAHKSNIYSKLGVQSIVELIDYAKAHELL
- the sfmF gene encoding fimbria assembly protein, with protein sequence MRNWKWPFAALALTMCQANAWSATALGEINIQMYGNIVDFTCVAEGNDSDKTVTLGTWPTKQLRTTGSRTQPMPFTLKLTGCPPGAASITFSGKTDGSDSGLLALNDASTANNVAVEIRDADKTRLALQQASQPVTVDAQGNAVLSFYANYIATADNPQPGRADADATFMINYN
- the fimH gene encoding type 1 fimbria D-mannose specific adhesin FimH yields the protein MRSLRNVFSLALLCSTMPAWATVCQNSTGVAKDISYDLSNVFNSSNNKPGQIVTLAQKSGLVGVNAICPRGTTGKSTMRSYVTSLPITTVIDSYKYVKLNDYLDGAMQIHDDYAGTFYPPANYIQMGQHPNVPNNKAFPVTDSKLVFRLRVTRRFINMVVIPQQTMFTVYVTTTSSDPLNTPVYTISYSGTIQVPQSCAINAGQVVEFDFGDIGASLFSQAGAGNRPQNVSPQSKTIAIKCTNVEANAYLTMRIEAEKISGNALVSDNPDLGFVVANDSGTPLTPNNLNSKIPFRLDDSAQAQVGIRVWPVSITGNKPAEGRFTSRGYLRVDYD